The following coding sequences are from one Geodermatophilus normandii window:
- a CDS encoding sigma-70 family RNA polymerase sigma factor — translation MTERPVPARPAPPQPPAAVRPEAVRSVAEVEAIVTEHLPLCSFAVNAVASRISLPGHVSREDLLSCAKLALVEVARRFDPSAGATFATYALPRLQGAVLDELRSGDWASRSVRAAARRTDAAADALTIRLGRPPTREELAESLGVRREELDALQVDVHRAVMVSIDAEVGGEGGTLDLPDPGESPERAVLRGERARHLQDAIRALPDRLDEVVERNFFGGESLTDIAADLGVTLSRVSQMRARALTLLHAAMSEVWEGRAVPADGGVRARNQQRLYVERVAGRAPADRAMPPLPRPRTGWQAAYGAARPA, via the coding sequence GTGACCGAGCGCCCGGTCCCCGCGCGCCCCGCTCCCCCGCAGCCGCCCGCCGCCGTGCGGCCGGAGGCCGTGCGCTCCGTGGCGGAGGTCGAGGCGATCGTCACCGAGCACCTCCCGCTCTGCTCGTTCGCGGTCAACGCGGTGGCCTCGCGGATCTCCCTGCCCGGCCACGTCAGCCGCGAGGACCTCCTGTCCTGCGCCAAGCTGGCGCTGGTCGAGGTGGCCCGCCGGTTCGACCCGTCGGCGGGCGCCACCTTCGCCACATACGCCCTCCCCCGCCTGCAGGGCGCCGTCCTCGACGAGCTGCGCTCGGGCGACTGGGCCAGCCGCTCGGTGCGCGCGGCCGCCCGCCGCACCGACGCCGCGGCCGACGCGCTGACCATCCGGCTGGGCCGTCCGCCGACGCGCGAGGAGCTCGCCGAGAGCCTCGGCGTGCGCCGGGAGGAGCTCGACGCGCTGCAGGTCGACGTCCACCGCGCCGTCATGGTGAGCATCGACGCCGAGGTCGGCGGCGAGGGCGGCACGCTGGACCTGCCCGACCCCGGCGAGTCCCCGGAGCGGGCGGTGCTGCGGGGTGAGCGGGCGCGGCACCTGCAGGACGCCATCCGCGCGCTGCCCGACCGGCTCGACGAGGTCGTGGAGCGCAACTTCTTTGGCGGGGAGTCGCTCACCGACATCGCCGCCGACCTCGGCGTCACGCTGTCGCGCGTCTCGCAGATGCGCGCCCGCGCCCTGACCCTGCTGCACGCGGCGATGAGCGAGGTGTGGGAGGGCCGGGCGGTGCCGGCCGACGGCGGGGTCCGCGCCCGCAACCAGCAGCGGCTCTACGTCGAGCGGGTCGCCGGCCGCGCCCCGGCCGACCGTGCCATGCCGCCTCTCCCCCGTCCCCGCACCGGCTGGCAGGCAGCCTATGGAGCTGCTCGGCCCGCTTAA
- a CDS encoding flagellin, whose product MGLSVNTNIAAMNAYRNLSVTDGQMAKSLEKLSSGFRINRAADDAAGLAISEGLRSQIGGLKVAARNAQDGISVVQTAEGALTEVTSMLQRMNDLTVQYNNGTQNADSKAAIKSEYDQLKTEIGRIQTNTKFNGVNLFGNTTAANATLGTAAGEVSFQVGFDSGDRINVDLSKKVVLDGSMTDAGGATLAALNIETATSTDVQKYITATSSIRANLGALQNRFEHTINNLNTSVENLSAAESRIRDTDMAQEMTNFSRTQILSQAGTAMLAQANQSSQGILKLLG is encoded by the coding sequence ATGGGTCTGAGCGTCAACACCAACATCGCGGCGATGAACGCCTACCGCAACCTGTCGGTCACCGACGGGCAGATGGCCAAGTCGCTGGAGAAGCTGTCCTCCGGCTTCCGCATCAACCGCGCCGCCGACGACGCGGCCGGTCTGGCCATCTCCGAGGGCCTGCGCTCCCAGATCGGTGGCCTGAAGGTCGCCGCCCGCAACGCGCAGGACGGCATCTCCGTGGTCCAGACCGCGGAGGGCGCCCTCACCGAGGTCACCTCGATGCTGCAGCGGATGAACGACCTGACGGTCCAGTACAACAACGGAACCCAGAACGCCGACTCCAAGGCCGCCATCAAGAGCGAGTACGACCAGCTCAAGACCGAGATCGGCCGGATCCAGACCAACACCAAGTTCAACGGTGTGAACCTGTTCGGCAACACCACGGCCGCCAACGCCACCCTCGGCACGGCTGCGGGCGAAGTGTCCTTTCAGGTGGGCTTCGACAGCGGCGACCGGATCAACGTCGACCTGAGCAAGAAGGTCGTCCTCGACGGGTCCATGACGGACGCCGGCGGCGCAACCCTCGCCGCGCTGAACATCGAGACCGCCACGAGCACCGACGTCCAGAAGTACATCACCGCGACGTCGAGCATCCGCGCGAACCTGGGTGCGCTGCAGAACCGGTTCGAGCACACCATCAACAACCTGAACACCTCGGTGGAGAACCTCTCCGCCGCGGAGTCCCGGATCCGCGACACCGACATGGCCCAGGAGATGACCAACTTCTCCCGGACCCAGATCCTCAGCCAGGCCGGCACCGCCATGCTCGCGCAGGCCAACCAGTCCTCGCAGGGCATCCTCAAGCTGCTCGGCTGA
- a CDS encoding flagellin, with translation MGLSVNTNIAAMNAYRNLSVTDGQMAKSLEKLSSGFRINRAADDAAGLAISEGLRSQIGGLKVAARNAQDGISVVQTAEGALGEVTSMLQRMNDLTVQYNNGTQNADSQAALSAEYEQLKTEIGRIQDNTKFNGVPLFMPSAAAQDDGAPASTVVSFQVGFASADKIDVNLTGRIDVTGLTIAGSTSNDVQGKIKDTSTLRATLGALQNRFEHTINNLNTSVENLSAAESRIRDTDMAQEMTNFSRTQILSQAGTAMLAQANQSSQGILKLLG, from the coding sequence ATGGGTCTGAGCGTCAACACCAACATCGCGGCGATGAACGCCTACCGCAACCTGTCGGTCACCGACGGGCAGATGGCCAAGTCGCTGGAGAAGCTGTCCTCCGGCTTCCGCATCAACCGCGCCGCCGACGACGCGGCCGGTCTGGCCATCTCCGAGGGCCTGCGCTCCCAGATCGGTGGCCTGAAGGTCGCCGCCCGCAACGCGCAGGACGGCATCTCCGTGGTGCAGACCGCGGAGGGCGCCCTTGGCGAGGTCACCTCGATGCTGCAGCGGATGAACGACCTGACGGTCCAGTACAACAACGGAACCCAGAACGCCGACTCCCAGGCGGCGCTGAGCGCCGAGTACGAGCAGCTCAAGACCGAGATCGGCCGGATCCAGGACAACACCAAGTTCAACGGTGTCCCCCTGTTCATGCCGTCGGCCGCGGCCCAGGATGACGGTGCCCCGGCCAGCACAGTCGTCTCGTTCCAGGTCGGCTTCGCCAGCGCCGACAAGATCGACGTGAACCTGACCGGGCGGATCGACGTGACGGGCCTCACCATCGCGGGCTCTACGAGCAATGACGTCCAGGGCAAGATCAAGGACACGTCGACGCTTCGGGCCACGCTCGGTGCGCTGCAGAACCGGTTCGAGCACACCATCAACAACCTGAACACCTCGGTGGAGAACCTCTCCGCCGCGGAGTCCCGGATCCGCGACACCGACATGGCCCAGGAGATGACCAACTTCTCCCGGACCCAGATCCTCAGCCAGGCCGGCACCGCCATGCTCGCGCAGGCCAACCAGTCCTCGCAGGGCATCCTCAAGCTGCTCGGCTGA